Genomic DNA from Bacteroidetes bacterium SB0662_bin_6:
GAGCCGCCGTCGTGGAACGGCGCATCCCATGTGAGCGTCACCTTTGAATCGCCGGGTGTTGCCTTCAAATACTGGGGGGAATGCGAAATCGTCCCCGGCGTAGCAGGAGTAGCGGGAGTAGTGGGTGTGGTCAGTGGAGTCGGGTTTGGCGGGGGCTGGGTGTCCGCAGGACCGTTGACGCGTATCATGAATACGTTGTCTCCAGTGCGCCCAAACAAGGTTGTGTTCACCCAGGTTGTGCTGCCGACCGTTCGCCAGTATCTGTCGTCGGCCATGCTCCATCCCGTCCGCCCGCCCGGGTCCTCGGCGTCGGAGGCCGATGTCGTTATCCAGCTATTTCCTGCATGGGCGTTTTCCGCCGACACCACTACCCAGTACTGCGTGTTGGCCGACAGCGTCGTGTTGTCGGGTGCGGTGAACCTGAGATTACCACTCGAGAAACTCGACGGATTGGTCAGGGTGGCAACCTCCGTCGTGCCGCCGGGCAGCCCCGTGGCCAGTTTCACGCTCACGGTCGAGTTCGGCGCCCCGGAGAATTTTACATCAATGCTTTTGAGGGTGGCGGAACTGTTGCCCGTCGTAAAGCCCTGCGCAGCATCGATTAAAGAAAGGAGAGTAAAGCCGTACGATTCTTGTTCGATATTGCTCACCAGTACGGTGCTCGTCTGCGCCTGCGCTCCCTTCGTAACAACGACCATAGCAGAGAAAAGAGCGGCTATCGCAACCAGCCGCGCCGCTCCCGGGCGGCTAAGCGCTCTCTCTTTCAGTGGTTCTTGCGTCATCTGTTCGCCGCGTCGGGTAATTACTAAACTTGTCACTCATCTTGTGAATATTGCTGGATGTGAGCAAATGTTTATAACAAATTATCAATGCATCTGACAATTTTCATTGTGTTTATATATCATAACTGTAACATTACAGGCTATATTCATAATTTTACTGTTACCTTCGGGGTATACCTGTCATTCGGCATCCTTCGGAGCGGATCGTTATTGCCCTCACGTATACACACTCTTTATCCGATACCCCTTGCGCTTATCCGTTCTTATTCGTAAATGACCAATACAGACAGGCACGCAACGGGTCTCTGACACTATGGGAACGACCATCCGGGATATGATGCTGGTTTCGCCGCTGCCTCTTGGGCCGCGCGATACGGCGGAATATGCGCTGGGCCTTCTCATGGAGCTGCGCGTGCGGCATTTCCCGGTAGTGGATGCGGAGGGTTTGCTCCTCGGAATCGTTTCGGAGGAGCATATTCTGGAATCCGCTGCGGGCCCGGATGCCGAGATCGCCGGCGTTCCCGATCTGGCTCCCCTTTCCGTCCCGCCTGACGCGCACCTCTTCGAGGCCGCCAAAATCCTGATCGGGCACGATCTCACCACCCTTCCCATCGTGGACGAAACAGGGCGCTACGCGGGCCTGATCCGCCGGAATGACCTGTTCGAGCAGTTCGCGGCGATGCTTTCCACCCAGGAAGCCGGCGCTATCGTGGCGCTCGAAGAAGACCCGGACAGCTACTCGATGTCGCAACTCGTCCATGCCATCGAACAGAACGACATTCGTATCCTGTCCGTCGTGTGCGAGCGTCCCCAAACCCCAAGCGGGAAAACACGGGTCACGCTCAAGCTGAATGTGCAAAGCGCTTCTCGCGTGCGGCATTTGCTCGAACACTACGGGTACCATGTCGTAGCTGTCTTCAGCGACGACTCCGTGGACGAGGAAATGCAGTGGCGCGCCGAGGAATTTCTGCGGTATCTGGAAGCGTAAACGAGCATTCCATCGCTCTATTTCGTATCTTGTAAGGATATACGGGCGTCTATCTGCCTAGGGCCTGTTAGCACTATGCAGCGATGCTCTGTTCCGTCAGGCACGGCGTCAATCAAGGCGCGAGGAGTGAAGTTTGGTGGTTCCAAATGAGCGACGAGCAACGAAGAGTGACGCCGTGACCGGCGGAACCCGAAGGGCGGGGCCTGTTTTCCCGCCATGCGGCGTTGCCGCTCGCTTATGTGGCTGGGCCACACTGCGCTCGCGGCGCCTGGCCTGGCAGGAAAATATGCCCCGCAGAGCGCCGCTGCATAGTGTTAACAGGCCCTATATCCACCCACGTCCTTTCTGTCCGGCGCAGCGGTCTGTCCCCGCCGGCCCGTGATCCTCCGGTTTACGAGTTTCAAACAGGTTCATGCACACCGATCAGGCAACCGACCAGGCAATCGATCAAGTAACCGATCAAGCAATAGAGCCTGCCGAAAACGGTTATAGCGCCGAAAACATCCAGGTGCTCGAGGGGCTGGAAGCCGTCCGCAAGCGCCCGGCCATGTACATAGGAGACGTAGGGCTCCGGGGCCTGCACCATCTGGTGTACGAGGTGGTGGACAATGCCATCGACGAGGCGCTGGCCGGGTACTGTGACCGGATCGAGGTATCCATCGATGAAGACGGCTCCGTGTGCGTGATCGATAACGGGCGCGGCATTCCGGTGGAGGAGCATCCCAAGGAGAAACGCTCTGCGCTGGAAGTGGTCATGACGACCCTGCATGCCGGCGGCAAGTTCGATAAGGATACCTATAAGGTGTCGGGCGGGCTGCACGGGGTCGGGGTATCCTGCGTGAATGCCCTCGCCGTGACGCTGACGGCCATCGTGCGCAGGGACGGCTACGAATGGCGCCAGGAGTATGCCTGCGGCCAACCGCTGGGCCCGGTGAAGCGGGGGCGCGCCCTTAAGGACGGCGAAGAGACCGGCACCGAGGTGACGTTTCTCCCGGACCCGGATATTTTCACCGAGACGGAGTTTCGTTTCGACACGCTGTCGGGCCGCCTGCGCGAACTGGCCTATCTGAACCGCAACGTGCACATCAGTATCGAGGACCGCCGCGAGGAAGAGGAAGCGCTGCGCCGCGAGGAATATCATTTCGAGGGGGGCATCGTGGAGTTCATCGATTATCTCGACGAAACCCGCACGGCCATCCAGCAGGAAACGATTTACATCTCCGAGGAAGATGCGGAGGTGCCCGTGGAGTTGGCGATGCGGTACAACACCGGCTACACCGAAAACGTCCTCTCCTTCGTCAATAACATCAATACGCACGAGGGGGGCACCCACATCTCGGGATTCCGCCGCGCGCTGACCAGAACCCTGAAGGCGTACGCGGAAAACAACAACCTTACGAAGAACGCCAAGGTCGATCTGTCCGGGGACGATTTCCGGGAAGGTCTGACCGCCGTGCTTTCGGTCCGGGTGGCCGAGCCGCAGTTCGAGGGGCAGACCAAGACCAAACTGGGCAATTCCGAGGTCCAGAGCGCCGTCGAAACGCTGGTCAACGAGAAACTGGGTCAGTGGCTCGAAGATCATCCCCGTCAGACGAAGATCATCATCGATAAGGTGATCCTTGCCGCGCAGGCCCGTATGGCGGCCCGGAAAGCCCGCGAACTGGTGCAGCGCAAGAGCGCCTTTTCCGGCGGCGGACTGCCCGGAAAGCTGGCCGATTGCGCCTCGCGCGATCCGGAGGAATCGGAACTCTACCTGGTAGAGGGAGATTCGGCGGGCGGTTCGGCCAAGCAGGCGCGCGACCGCCATTTCCAGGCCATCCTTCCCCTGCGCGGGAAGATTCTGAACGTGGAGCGGGCCCGTCTCGACCGGATTCTCGAAAACGAAGAGATCCGGAATATGGTGACGGCGCTCGGCACGGGGCTGGTCGGACTGGAGGATTCCTTCGACTTGTCCCGCCTCCGGTACCACAAGATCATCCTGATGACGGATGCGGACGTGGACGGGGCGCACATCCGCACCCTGCTGCTTACGTTCCTGTACCGCCACCTGCGCCCGCTCTTCGAAAGCGGCTACGTGTATGTGGCGTTGCCGCCGCTTTTCAAGGTGCAGGCAGGCAGGCAGGAGCACTACCTTTGGACGGAGGCGCAACTGGCCGCGAAGACGCGGGAGTTGCGCAAGGAAGGAAAATCGAAGATCGTCATTCAGCGCTACAAGGGCCTGGGCGAGATGAACCCCCAGCAGCTCTGGGATACGACGATGGATCCCGCCACCCGGCGCCTGCAGCGGGTCACGGTGGAGGACGGCGCCGTGGCCGACCGCGTGTTCTCGACCCTGATGGGAGACGCCGTGGAGCCGCGCCGCAAGTTTATCGAGCGCAACGCGAAGTACGCAACCATCGATGCGTAGCGCGCCGGGGAGGATGCACGGCCACGTACCCGCAGCAACATGTTGGACCCTTCCGATCGACAGGATGCCCCCGACGTTTCCGTCGTCGTGCCCGTGTACGATGAGGCGGATTCCCTGACCGAACTCGCCGGCGAGATCCGGTCTGCGTGCGAGGGCGCCGGGTACCGCTTCGAAATATGGTTCGTCGACGACGGGTCGCAGGATGCTTCCTGGCAGATCATCGAGACCTTGCACAAGGAGGACGCACGCATCGCCGGTCTGCGGCTCCGGCGCAACTACGGGAAGTCGGCGGCCCTGGCCCTGGGGTTCGAACAGGCCCGGGGGAAATACGTCGTGACGATGGACGCCGACCTGCAGGACGTGCCTGCGGAGATACCGGGGCTGATCGCCCGGCTCGAGGAAGGATTCGACCTGGTGAGCGGCTGGAAGAAGACGCGGCGCGACTCGCTGAGCAAACGGGTGCCCAGCAAATTCTTCAATTGGGTGACGCGGATTATTTCCGGGGTCCGGCTGCACGATTTCAATTGCGGCCTGAAGGCGTATCGCCGGGAGGTGGTCAAGAGCGTGCGCGTCTACGGAGAGTTGCACCGGTACATCCCGCTATTAGCCAAATGGGAGGGGTATGATCGGATATCCGAACTCCCGGTGGAACACCGCGCGCGGCGCTACGGGCATAGCAAGTTCGGCCTGGACCGGTTCATCAAGGGCTTTCTGGACCTGATTTCCGTGACGTTCCTGACCCGATTCGCCGTCCGTCCGATGCACTTTTTCGGTGCGTTCGGCACGCTGGCGTTTTTTGTCGGGTTTGTGCTGTCCCTATGGCTGTCCATCGACAAGATCGCGTTCGGGAATCCTATCGGGGACCGGCCCCTGCTCCTGCTGGGAGCGCTGATGATGGTGGTGGGCGTGCAGATGTTCACGACGGGCCTGATTGGCGAAATGATCGTCCGGCCCCGGATGGAGCGCACCGATTCGTACCGCGTGATGGCTACCCTGCCCCCGGCGGACTGACCCATGGCAGCCGAGGCGTCCGAACGAACCCGCCGGCAGATCGCTCTCGTGGGCCCGGCTGCGCCTTTCCGGGGAGGGATTGCGCAGTTCACCGACACGGTGGCGGCAGGGCTTCGGGATCGCGGCTGGCCGGTGTACATGGCGACATTCCGGCGGCAGTATCCGGGCTTTCTCTTTCCCGGAACGTCGCAATTCGATCCGGGTCGAGTGCCGGCGCCGGGTACGCACCGGCTGATCGACTCCATAGGACCGGGTACCTGGGGCGCCGCGGCAAAGGCGATTGCGGAGCAGGACCCGGCGGCCGTCGTGTTTCAGTACTGGACGCCCTTTTTTGCACCTGCCTACGGCGTGATGGCGCGGCGGCTGGCTGCGCGGGGTGTTCGGGTGGCGTCGCTCGTGCACAACGTGTACCCGCACGAGAAGCGGCACGGCTTCGTTTCCCTCCTTGCAGGGTATTTTCTGAAGCGGTGCGAGGCGCTGCTTGCGCTGTCCGACGCGGTAGCTGAAGATCTGTGGGCGATGGGTGTTTCCGCCCCTGTGCAGATGGCGCCGCATCCGGTCTACGGGCATTTCGGGGACCCGCTCCCGCGCGGGGAAGCCCGGCGCCGCTTGCAACTCCCCGAGAACGCCGACCTTTTGCTTTTCTTCGGATTCGTCCGGGCGTACAAGGGATTGCCCGTGCTGCTGCGGGCGCTGCCCCGGATTCTGGCCCGGCGGCCCAGGGCGCGGCTGGTCGTGGCGGGGGAGTTTTACGAAGACGAACAAACGTACCGGGATCTGATTGCGTCGCTCGGTCTCGAGGATACGGTGCTCGTGCGCGCGGAATATATTCCGGAGGAAGAGGTGGGCCTCTATTTTTCAGCGGCGAACCTGGTGGTGCAGCCCTACGAATCGGCCACGCAGAGCGGCGTGGTGCAGACGGCGTATCATTTCGAACGGCCCGTGGTGGTTACGGATGTGGGCGGGCTGGCCGAAGTGGTCACGGACGGCGTGTCGGGGTATGTGGTCCCGCCCGGCGACCCGGAGGCGCTGGCGGATGCCGTCATACGCTATTTCGGAGAAGACCGGGAAGCCGCTTTTGCAGAAGGAGTGCGGCGGGAACGGGAGCGTTTTTCGTGGGGGCGGCTGCTGGATACGCTTGAAACCATGCTGAAATAGAATCCATGGAGTACGATCCGGTCAAGGATGCGCTGGGAAAGTTTTTCCGTATCTATCCCGTGCTGCACCGCGTGTTTTTCGCGCTGCTCCATGCCGTGTTTCTGCGGTCATGGTATGTGCGGCGGGAAGTGCATGCGCTGCTGGGGGGTGCGCCGGCGGGGCGGCCTGCGGACGTGCTGGATGCGGGGACGGGATTCGGGCAGTATGCGGAATATATCGCCCGGAGATTTCCGCGCGCCCGGGTGCTTGCCGTGGACATCAAGCCGGATTATCTCGCCGATCTGAGGCGGTTCGTGGAGCGGACGTCGCTCCGGGATCGGATCGCATTTCGCGAATACGACCTGACCGGGCTGCCTCTGGACCAGGCGTTCGACCTCATCGTTTCGGTCGATGTGATGGAGCATATCGAGGACGACCGGATCGTTTTTCGCAATTTTGCGCAGATGCTGAGGGACGGGGGGCACGTCATCGTCAACACGCCGTCGGATCAGGGGGGATCGGATACGGAGACGCACGGCGAGGAAGGATTTGTCGACGAGCATGTCCGCCCCGGGTACGGTCTTGCGGAATTGCGGGAGAAAATGGAGGAGGCCGGGCTGGAAACGGTGCGGGCCCGGTACACCTACGGGCGATACGGTTCGAAAGCCTGGCGGATACTCGTCAAGTGGCCCATGCAGATGCTGGCGGCCACCCGGCTGGCTTTTGCGGTGCTGCCGGTGTATTACCTTGCGGCCCTGCCGGTGGGCCTGGTTCTGAACGCGGTGGATGTGCGCAGCCGCAACGAAACCGGCACGGGGCTGATCCTCGTTGCGCGCAAAAAAGCATAGCAACTGCATGGAAACCGGGGCGCGTAACAACCGTTACAGCGTAAACCGGGGAGATCCATGCATACCAAATATATCTTTGTTACGGGAGGGGTTACGTCCTCGCTGGGCAAGGGGATCGTCTGCGCATCGCTGGGGAGGCTGCTGGAGTCGCGGGGATTGCGCGTGACCATTCAGAAACTCGATCCCTACATCAATGTCGACCCCGGGACGATGAACCCCTACGAGCATGGGGAGGTCTACGTCACGGAAGACGGGGCGGAGACCGATCTG
This window encodes:
- a CDS encoding fibronectin type III domain-containing protein — encoded protein: MTQEPLKERALSRPGAARLVAIAALFSAMVVVTKGAQAQTSTVLVSNIEQESYGFTLLSLIDAAQGFTTGNSSATLKSIDVKFSGAPNSTVSVKLATGLPGGTTEVATLTNPSSFSSGNLRFTAPDNTTLSANTQYWVVVSAENAHAGNSWITTSASDAEDPGGRTGWSMADDRYWRTVGSTTWVNTTLFGRTGDNVFMIRVNGPADTQPPPNPTPLTTPTTPATPATPGTISHSPQYLKATPGDSKVTLTWDAPFHDGGSEITGYAYRLKENGEAFGVEDLAAWLDIPGGASTYGYTVTGLTNGTEYKFELRA
- a CDS encoding CBS domain-containing protein — its product is MMLVSPLPLGPRDTAEYALGLLMELRVRHFPVVDAEGLLLGIVSEEHILESAAGPDAEIAGVPDLAPLSVPPDAHLFEAAKILIGHDLTTLPIVDETGRYAGLIRRNDLFEQFAAMLSTQEAGAIVALEEDPDSYSMSQLVHAIEQNDIRILSVVCERPQTPSGKTRVTLKLNVQSASRVRHLLEHYGYHVVAVFSDDSVDEEMQWRAEEFLRYLEA
- the gyrB gene encoding DNA topoisomerase (ATP-hydrolyzing) subunit B encodes the protein MHTDQATDQAIDQVTDQAIEPAENGYSAENIQVLEGLEAVRKRPAMYIGDVGLRGLHHLVYEVVDNAIDEALAGYCDRIEVSIDEDGSVCVIDNGRGIPVEEHPKEKRSALEVVMTTLHAGGKFDKDTYKVSGGLHGVGVSCVNALAVTLTAIVRRDGYEWRQEYACGQPLGPVKRGRALKDGEETGTEVTFLPDPDIFTETEFRFDTLSGRLRELAYLNRNVHISIEDRREEEEALRREEYHFEGGIVEFIDYLDETRTAIQQETIYISEEDAEVPVELAMRYNTGYTENVLSFVNNINTHEGGTHISGFRRALTRTLKAYAENNNLTKNAKVDLSGDDFREGLTAVLSVRVAEPQFEGQTKTKLGNSEVQSAVETLVNEKLGQWLEDHPRQTKIIIDKVILAAQARMAARKARELVQRKSAFSGGGLPGKLADCASRDPEESELYLVEGDSAGGSAKQARDRHFQAILPLRGKILNVERARLDRILENEEIRNMVTALGTGLVGLEDSFDLSRLRYHKIILMTDADVDGAHIRTLLLTFLYRHLRPLFESGYVYVALPPLFKVQAGRQEHYLWTEAQLAAKTRELRKEGKSKIVIQRYKGLGEMNPQQLWDTTMDPATRRLQRVTVEDGAVADRVFSTLMGDAVEPRRKFIERNAKYATIDA
- a CDS encoding glycosyltransferase family 2 protein, producing the protein MLDPSDRQDAPDVSVVVPVYDEADSLTELAGEIRSACEGAGYRFEIWFVDDGSQDASWQIIETLHKEDARIAGLRLRRNYGKSAALALGFEQARGKYVVTMDADLQDVPAEIPGLIARLEEGFDLVSGWKKTRRDSLSKRVPSKFFNWVTRIISGVRLHDFNCGLKAYRREVVKSVRVYGELHRYIPLLAKWEGYDRISELPVEHRARRYGHSKFGLDRFIKGFLDLISVTFLTRFAVRPMHFFGAFGTLAFFVGFVLSLWLSIDKIAFGNPIGDRPLLLLGALMMVVGVQMFTTGLIGEMIVRPRMERTDSYRVMATLPPAD
- a CDS encoding glycosyltransferase, giving the protein MAAEASERTRRQIALVGPAAPFRGGIAQFTDTVAAGLRDRGWPVYMATFRRQYPGFLFPGTSQFDPGRVPAPGTHRLIDSIGPGTWGAAAKAIAEQDPAAVVFQYWTPFFAPAYGVMARRLAARGVRVASLVHNVYPHEKRHGFVSLLAGYFLKRCEALLALSDAVAEDLWAMGVSAPVQMAPHPVYGHFGDPLPRGEARRRLQLPENADLLLFFGFVRAYKGLPVLLRALPRILARRPRARLVVAGEFYEDEQTYRDLIASLGLEDTVLVRAEYIPEEEVGLYFSAANLVVQPYESATQSGVVQTAYHFERPVVVTDVGGLAEVVTDGVSGYVVPPGDPEALADAVIRYFGEDREAAFAEGVRRERERFSWGRLLDTLETMLK
- a CDS encoding class I SAM-dependent methyltransferase; amino-acid sequence: MEYDPVKDALGKFFRIYPVLHRVFFALLHAVFLRSWYVRREVHALLGGAPAGRPADVLDAGTGFGQYAEYIARRFPRARVLAVDIKPDYLADLRRFVERTSLRDRIAFREYDLTGLPLDQAFDLIVSVDVMEHIEDDRIVFRNFAQMLRDGGHVIVNTPSDQGGSDTETHGEEGFVDEHVRPGYGLAELREKMEEAGLETVRARYTYGRYGSKAWRILVKWPMQMLAATRLAFAVLPVYYLAALPVGLVLNAVDVRSRNETGTGLILVARKKA